A genomic segment from Glycine max cultivar Williams 82 chromosome 1, Glycine_max_v4.0, whole genome shotgun sequence encodes:
- the LOC100788560 gene encoding tRNA(adenine(34)) deaminase, chloroplastic, which translates to MSNAYVSSTIYAVRCKEPFSLSFNGYSNFCYERFDRTASYCLSCCGCCDFCSVSTYRVPIKPCLINGLRQSALLQLSASRRLILGGGDHYLPRLPAYGVLRGCQELNSSVNERTVYNNSRWRIKGRCICATSPKGREFSHSFGSDDAEAVLSLLSEEADKDAIGSKCKNASSSKRVEVEKKRKNLSRERHFSSSEKVETEKNGNLKRHESSTIDLRREYGKANKEREAFAKSENHRKRRDASSCSSYYSLSSGDFGSELEVQDEIGLEESSLEYEKDEANHLEEQVKEEFNRQGDDSKKLQAVSNKRRIAFGVDIDWNLRNKSEKKLTEGTLQNTESTREQQDMHSREFRTLESGHKKSSISQKRVNIEDDKSSCVVNLDKKTNKAYIQTESGCDEVETILLSQKEFSGREGKLEISETILNETTDKHKKFVSSTSTTGKQTLTSKKVFSGREGNLAISETLLQETNDKHKKIVGSTSTTGKNVIDRSSQKYTGNLKIEDTERTSNTRMKDMEVKKDSVLSSVQGVEEQQYQKGEKIIKVKDKERRKKSEQFSEVSEAHKINVEDTSSIKSRTRLMNMEEKSNISSDARVTWLQTDKRTTQSFQHRKGSELVSTLSEGYASDEKQVSSSQKAYEKVRLIPKSKSTSVVRTRESSSQTDERIANFELARDDQRSSNLSISDETTSREESSSQGSLNLISGAGKHIILASGEKRRPATMLIPSSSEIGGDSAHVELTAGIASPEIFLGTSESGSSALYDNSGRRSALHPDAIDSADRLEKSSRQFVDEFAERIRHEVTTSEAQEMEVTGTKLNLEVGGDQIYSSRQQGTQNGAQSKEHDSSRSSGFPGTKGPSDEMWDVTEPSAEQVLVAKETEISKETGKAVVTRTGRSLWGMIADIVRLRWGSRAGSSTSAERNSPNKSDSDTWFSGQEHEETTKTNVIKETSVPPQAMTFDKLKPGKHYTQSEGEVSDNTKLKDKGKNVEVGLSSPNTLESGSMLVGVSYTSGEENASWTEDKKNLKVNTSGTQNMELPISVPARGPSIVGEIISIGGSDMSGAESVVPIKESVAPGQSELSGSERKDGELKQRKFQRNRQVLRDRFDDWEEAYQRELEQRRVDEMFMKEALLEAKKAADTWEVPVGAVLVQHGKIIARGCNLVEELRDSTAHAEMICIREASNLLRSWRLSDTTLYVTLEPCPMCAGAILQARVDTVVWGAPNKLLGADGSWIRIFPDGGENVSEQRDIPPAPVHPFHPNMKIRRGVLATECADAMQQFFQLRRKKKKEEPSNDPSCLPVTHHPSKLLNKIHDVFHIMFCL; encoded by the exons ATGAGCAACGCATATGTTAGCTCAACAATATATGCTGTTAGGTGTAAAGAACCATTCTCATTATCTTTCAATGGCTACTCAAACTTCTGTTACGAAAGATTTGACAGAACCGCATCATACTGTTTGTCATGCTGTGGTTGTTGTGATTTCTGTTCAGTCTCCACTTACAGAGTACCCATAAAACCTTGTCTTATAAATGGGTTGAGGCAATCTGCTCTTCTTCAATTGTCGGCATCTAGAAGGTTGATATTGGGTGGTGGAGACCATTACCTTCCCCGGCTACCAGCTTATGGTGTCCTCAGAGGTTGTCAGGAGCTTAATTCTTCTGTCAATGAGAGAACTGTTTACAATAATAGTAGATGGAGAATAAAGGGAAGATGTATTTGTGCTACTTCCCCGAAAGGGAGAGAATTTTCCCATTCATTTGGTTCTGATGATGCTGAAGCAGTTCTCAGCTTGTTGAGTGAGGAGGCAGATAAGGATGCTATTGGTAGCAAATGTAAGAATGCATCTTCATCAAAAAGAGTGGAAgttgagaagaaaagaaaaaatctgaGCAGAGAGAGACATTTTAGTTCAAGTGAGAAAGTAGAAACAGAGAAAAATGGAAATTTGAAGCGACATGAATCATCCACCATAGACTTGAGAAGAGAATATGGAAAAGCcaacaaagaaagggaagcctTTGCAAAAAGTGAAAACCATAGGAAACGAAGAGATGCATCTAGTTGTTCATCTTATTACTCTCTCTCATCAGGAGATTTTGGGAGTGAGCTGGAAGTTCAGGATGAGATTGGTTTGGAAGAGTCGTCACTGGAATATGAGAAGGATGAAGCGAATCATCTGGAGGAACAAGTAAAGGAAGAATTCAACAGGCAAGGGGATGACTCAAAGAAGCTGCAGGCTGTTTCAAATAAGCGAAGAATTGCATTTGGTGTGGATATTGATTGGAACCTAAGGAACAAGTCTGAAAAGAAGCTGACTGAGGGAACTCTGCAAAACACTGAATCCACAAGAGAACAACAGGACATGCATTCAAGAGAATTTAGAACACTTGAATCTGGTCATAAAAAATCATCTATTTCACAAAAGCGAGTCAATATTGAGGATGATAAATCATCTTGTGTTGTCAATTTGGATAAGAAAACTAACAAAGCATATATTCAAACTGAGTCTGGTTGTGATGAAGTTGAGACAATTTTGTTATCACAAAAGGAATTCAGTGGCAGGGAAGGGAAGCTTGAGATATCAGAAACAATTTTGAACGAAACAACTGATAAACATAAAAAGTTTGTTAGTTCAACTTCTACCACAGGAAAGCAAACTTTGACATCAAAGAAGGTATTCAGTGGCAGGGAAGGGAACCTTGCAATATCAGAAACACTTTTACAAGAAACAAatgataaacataaaaaaattgttggttcTACTTCTACCACTGGAAAGAATGTGATAGATAGAAGTTCCCAGAAATATACtggaaatttaaaaattgaagacaCTGAAAGGACCTCAAATACTAGGATGAAGGACATGGAAGTGAAAAAAGATTCAGTTTTGAGTTCTGTTCAGGGAGTGGAGGAGCAGCAATACCAAAAAGGAGAGAAGATCATTAAGGTGAAGgataaagagagaagaaaaaaatctgaACAATTTTCTGAAGTATCAGAAGCTCACAAGATCAATGTTGAAGATACATCTAGCATAAAGTCTAGAACTAGATTAAtgaacatggaagaaaaatcgAACATAAGCTCAGATGCAAGGGTTACGTGGCTCCAAACAGATAAAAGGACAACTCAGAGTTTCCAACACAGGAAAGGATCTGAACTTGTCAGCACTTTATCAGAAGGCTATGCCAGTGATGAAAAGCAAGTTTCAAGTTCTCAAAAAGCTTATGAGAAGGTGAGATTAATTCCAAAAAGTAAATCAACATCAGTTGTTAGAACTAGAGAAAGTTCTAGCCAAACTGATGAAAGgattgcaaattttgaattggcCAGAGACGACCAAAGATCTAGCAACCTTTCAATTTCTGATGAAACTACCTCAAGAGAGGAATCCAGCTCCCAGGGAtcattgaatttgatttctgGGGCTGGAAAACATATTATATTAGCATCAGGTGAAAAAAGGAGGCCTGCAACAATGTTGATCCCTTCCTCTTCTGAAATTGGTGGAGACTCAGCACATGTTGAACTCACTGCAGGAATTGCAAGCCCTGAGATCTTCCTTGGAACTTCAGAAAGTGGCTCTTCTGCTTTGTATGACAATTCAGGAAGAAGGTCTGCTTTGCATCCAGATGCTATTGATTCAGCTGATCGTTTAGAGAAGTCATCTAGACAGTTTGTTGATGAGTTTGCTGAGAGGATCAGGCATGAAGTAACGACTTCAGAAGCACAAGAGATGGAAGTTACAGGAACAaaattgaatcttgaagttgggGGTGATCAGATCTACAGCTCAAGGCAACAAGGCACTCAAAATGGTGCTCAGTCAAAGGAGCATGATTCTAGTCGTTCCTCTGGGTTTCCTGGGACCAAAGGACCTTCTGATGAGATGTGGGATGTCACAGAACCATCTGCTGAGCAAGTTCTAGTAGCCAAAGAAACAGAGATCAGCAAGGAAACTGGGAAAGCAGTTGTTACTAGAACTGGGAGGTCCTTATGGGGTATGATTGCTGATATTGTTCGATTACGTTGGGGTTCACGTGCTGGTTCCTCCACTTCTGCTGAGAGAAATTCACCAAACAAGTCTGACAGTGACACATGGTTTTCTGGGCAGGAGCATGAGGAAACCACTAAAACTAATGTCATAAAAGAAACAAGTGTACCACCACAAGCCATGACTTTTGATAAGTTAAAACCGGGTAAACATTATACCCAAAGTGAGGGAGAGGTGTCCGACAATACAAAACTGAAGGACAAAGGAAAAAATGTTGAAGTTGGATTGTCATCCCCAAATACATTGGAAAGTGGATCAATGTTAGTAGGCGTATCTTACACTTCTGGAGAGGAAAATGCTAGTTGGactgaagataaaaaaaatttgaaagtcAATACTTCTGGCACTCAAAACATGGAATTACCAATTTCAGTACCTGCCAGAGGGCCTTCTATTGTTGGAGAAATTATAAGCATTGGTGGATCTGACATGTCTGGAGCTGAATCAGTGGTTCCAATCAAGGAATCTGTTGCTCCTGGGCAGTCTGAATTGTCCGGCTCAGAGAGAAAGGATGGAGAGTTGAAGCAAAGGAAGTTTCAACGGAACAGGCAAGTCTTAAGAGATAGGTTTGATGACTGGGAAGAAGCCTATCAACGTGAACTTGAGCAGCGAAGAGTAGATGAAATGTTCATGAAGGAAGCACTTTTGGAAGCCAAGAAGGCTGCTGATACATGGGAGGTACCTGTTGGAGCTGTTCTTGTGCAGCATGGGAAAATTATTGCTCGAGGCTGCAACTT AGTAGAAGAGTTACGGGACTCCACTGCCCATGCAGAGATGATTTGTATACGAGAAGCTTCAAACCTTCTCCGATCATGGAGACTATCA GACACTACACTTTATGTAACGCTTGAGCCATGTCCAATGTGTGCTGGTGCTATCCTGCAGGCAAGAGTAGACACTGTTGTGTGGGGTGCTCCCAATAAGCTTCTTGGAGCTGATGGTAGCTGGATTAG aattttccCTGATGGAGGAGAAAATGTATCAGAACAAAGAGATATACCTCCTGCCCCAGTTCATCCATTCCatccaaacatgaaaataagaaGAGGGGTCTTGGCCACTGAGTGTGCGGATGCAATGCAACAATTCTTTCagctaagaaggaaaaagaagaaagaggaacCGTCAAATGACCCTTCTTGCCTTCCTGTTACTCACCACCCCTCCAAGTTACTCAACAAGATACATGACGTCTTCCACATCATGTTTTGTTTGTAA
- the LOC100788023 gene encoding lysine-rich arabinogalactan protein 19, with protein sequence MAAVFWALALVSLCGQLPSNAQAPATAPANSPPTTPAATSPSSGTPLAVTLPPTVVASPPTTSTPPTTSQPPAIVAPKPAPVTPPAPKVAPASSPKAPPPQTPQPQPPKVSPVVTPTSPPPIPPPPVSTPPPLPPPKIAPTPAKTPPAPAPAKATPAPAPAPTKPAPTPAPVPPPPTLAPTPVVEVPAPAPSSHKHRRHRHRHRRHQAPAPAPTIVRKSPPAPPDSTAESDTTPAPSPSLNLNAASSNHQQGRNIWATAALAIAVLLAVTGYSC encoded by the exons ATGGCTGCAGTGTTCTGGGCTTTGGCTTTGGTAAGCCTCTGTGGCCAGCTACCTTCCAATGCCCAAGCACCTGCAACTGCGCCGGCAAACTCACCACCTACAACCCCAGCTGCAACATCACCATCTTCCGGCACGCCACTGGCGGTAACACTACCACCAACAGTGGTGGCATCCCCTCCCACCACAAGTACACCACCAACTACATCCCAGCCACCTGCAATTGTAGCTCCCAAACCCGCACCTGTGACACCACCAGCTCCAAAAGTTGCACCTGCTTCAAGCCCAAAAGCCCCACCACCCCAAactccacaaccacaaccaccaAAAGTATCACCAGTTGTAACTCCCACATCGCCACCCCCGATACCTCCACCACCCGTTTCTACGCCACCGCCATTGCCACCACCAAAGATAGCTCCAACACCAGCCAAAACACCCCCTGCACCTGCACCAGCAAAGGCAACACCAGCACCCGCTCCTGCACCTACAAAGCCAGCACCAACTCCAGCTCCTGTTCCTCCACCACCAACATTGGCACCAACGCCGGTAGTAGAGGTACCAGCACCGGCGCCATCGTCACATAAGCATAGAAGGCACAGGCACAGGCACAGGAGGCATCAGGCACCAGCTCCAGCACCAACAATTGTTCGCAAAAGTCCCCCGGCACCACCTGATTCCACAGCAGAATCAGACACAACACCAGCACCATCACCAAGTCTGAATTTG AATGCTGCATCGTCAAACCACCAGCAAGGGAGAAATATATGGGCAACAGCTGCACTTGCTATTGCTGTTTTGCTAGCCGTCACCGGCTACAGCTGCTAG
- the LOC102661809 gene encoding iron-regulated transcriptional activator AFT2-like, with protein MSEEVDINVENEEDVGMKIEHVDCSNAFNTSQLFASRDKVLHWDRSVAHDIGFDVVIMRSDTNASVRGRASFLLIACERSGEYRPKKNDLVRTCTSSRKCGCSFKLRAKPVLRGEGWMVKLICGIHNHELAKSLVDHPYVGQLTKEEKIIVADMT; from the exons atgtctgaagaagttgatataaATGTTGAAAATGAGGAAGATGTTGGCATGAAAATAGAACACGTCGATTGCTCTAATGCctttaatacttctcag TTGTTTGCTAGCCGTGATAAAGTTTTACATTGGGATCGATCGGTGGCTCATGACATTGGATTTGATGTCGTCATAATGAGGTCAGACACTAATGCTAGTGTTCGAGGAAGGGCCTCCTTTCTGTTAATAGCTTGCGAAAGGAGTGGTGAATATAGGCCGAAGAAGAATGATTTGGTAAGAACATGCACTAGTAGTAGAAAATGTGGATGCTCGTTCAAGTTGCGTGCGAAGCcagttttgagaggagaaggatggatggtgaagttaatttGTGGGATTCATAATCACGAATTGGCAAAGTCATTAGTTGACCATCCATATGTGGGTCAATTGACAAAGGAAGAGAAGATTATTGTTGCTGATATGACGTAG